In Beijerinckiaceae bacterium, the sequence ACCTCGCAAATTGCGTGGACGCACCGAAAAGTCAGCAGGTCTTTCACACGATGACAAATGTCGCCGCAGAATTGACCGCGCACAGGCGGGTTGGCGATTCAGCGAATGCCGCACAGCGCAGGGCCGCGGTGTTAGATGCGACGCAAAAACTGCCCCTCTTCTCCGCCCAAAATCGATCTGGCTGCGATGTGGAATTGCTGCGCCTCTATGCAAGAGCACGAAGATCCTCGGTTCCTGCCATGGCCGCGCTTGCCGCCATCGTCGCGATTGTTGCCACGACCAGGGTCTCGCTCGAGTCCGTCGCGATCTGGCTCGCCCTCGATGTCGCCGCCATCAGCCTGTCCTACCGATACGCCGGAAAATTTCTGAATGCCGACGAGACCGCGCTCGATACAAGCCGCTGGCGTTACAAGTTCTTCTTCGCCGAAACCTGTCAGGGCCTTGTCTGGGCGGTTCTCATAGCGCTCATCAATGACTCGGGTGATCCCACCTCGCCAACGATCGGTTTGGTTTTGCTTTTGTTGGTCGCAACAATGAATGCGACCGTCACGGCGCCGATCCCTTTCGTCATGACCGGCGCATTGACGCCGATGACCCTCGTCATTCTCGGTTTCCTCCAGCCTGCGAGCCTTGCCGGCGGAGCCCCGCCGCTGTTTATTCTCGCTTGCGGGACGCAGCTTTACTTCATGTTCCTCGCCAGCAAGCTGCATGCGGCTTCGCGCGAAGGCCTGTCGTTTCAAACCGAAAAAGACCAATTGATCGCCGAGCTCGAACAGGCTAAGGCGAACAGCGATCTCGCGAGGCGGCGCGCCGAGTCCGCCAACCTCGCCAAGTCCCGCTTCCTGGCGACGATGAGCCATGAATTGCGGACTCCCCTCAATGCGATCCTCGGCTTTTCCGAAGTGATGAAAGGCGAGCTGTTCGGATCGCATGCAATCCCGTCCTATAAGGAATATTCAAACGACATTCATGCAAGCGGCCAGCATCTCCTGATGCTGATTAATGAAATTCTCGATCTCTCAAGGATTGAAGCGGGTCGTTTCGATCTCAAGGAAGAAGCGGTCGCGCTCGATCATATCGTTGAGGATTGCCGGCATCTGCTGGGCTTGCGCGCGAAGAAACGCCGGATCACGATTGAAGAATCCGTCGAACCCAATTTGCCTCATATTTGGGCCGATGAGCGCGCGCTTCGTCAGGTCAGTTTGAACCTCTTGTCCAACGCGATCAAATTTACCCCGCAAGGCGGACTGATCAAAATCAGAATTGGCTGGACTTCAAATGGCGGCCAATATGTCGCCGTGCGCGACAGCGGTCCCGGCATTCCCGAAGAAGAAATCCCGATCGTCATGTCATCCTTCGGCCGGGGCACGCTCGCGCAAAAAAATGCCGACGAAGGATCGGGGCTCGGCCTGCCGATCGTCAAAGGCCTTGTCGAACTGCACGGCGGAACCTTCACTTTGAAATCGAAGCCACGCGAAGGCACCGAAGTTGTCGTTATCCTTCCGCCGGAACGGGTGATGGACGCGGTGCCGGTGAGCGGAGTTCGGGGCGATGGGAGGCGCAAAGGCGCACGCCGGCTGCAACCTGGGACGACGACCGCCGCCTAGCATTCGAGGCCCCAGCCCGCGCGTCATCAACCATTTGTGCAAACATTTTGCCGGGTAAGATGATACGAAGCCACGCGAGAATGCCCCGATATTTGATTGCTGGCATGTCGCGTCGAATTTTTTCCGGTCGCCCGGCGCAGTTTGGCAATGCCGATCAAAAGCAATATAGGCCCTGCCCGCGACAGCTGCCGCAGCTGGGATAACGAGGAGACGAGCTGACGTGCTTTGGCCATTCAGGACAGCGCTTTTCCCACTGCGCATTTGCCGGCTTGCTGCAGCCGTCTTCTTAGGGTGCGCGGCCTTTGCACCCTTGGCCGCCGAAGAACCGATGCGCCCGGCACCCGTCGCGGGGGCGGAAGCAGGATCTCCTGAAACCACATCACATCAGGTCCAGGGCGAGCCGCATCCGCAAGAGCCAGCCACCGGGCAAAAGGCGCTCCCTCCGCCGGCCACCACTTCGCATACGGTCGAATTGCCCGGACGCAGCCTTCATTTCAAGGCGATTGCCGGGGCGACCCGCCTGAGAGATGGGGAGAGCCTGAGCCCCAGGGCCGATATCGCCACCGTCGCTTTCCTTTTGGAAGGCGCCGATCCTGCCAAGCGTCCGGTCACATTCGCAATCAATGGCGGCCCCGGCGCGTCTTCCGCTTGGCTCGATCTCGGCGCTCTGGGGCCATGGCGCCTGCCGCTCGACCGCAACGCACCGTCGCCTTCCATGTCCCCTGTCGTGGTCGACAATACCGACACCTGGCTAGATTTTACCGACCTCGTCTTTATTGATCCGCCCGGCACCGGCTATAGCCGCATCTTGGCGAAGGGCGACGAAACGCGCCGCCATTTCTATTCCGTCAATGGCGATATAGAGGCGCTGGCGGTCGCGATCCGCAAATGGCTGACCGCCAACAAACGGCTCGAAAGCCCCAAATTCATCGTAGGCGAGAGTTATGGCGGCTTTCGCGCCCCAAAACTCGCACGACGGCTTCAGGACAATGAGGGGATCGGCATTGAGGGTCTGATCTTGGTCTCCCCGGTGCTCGATTTCAGCTGGTTCGAGGGTGCCAATAATCCGTTGACCTTTGCAACGCGGCTCCCTTCTCAAGCGGCGGCCGCGCGCGGCCTTACCGGTTCCGACGGACGCGCGGCGCTTTCCGATGTCGAAGCCTATGCAGCCGGCCCCTATCTGACCGATCTCCTGCGGGGAGAACGCGACCCTCAGGCGCTGACCCGTCTTGCCGAAAGGGTTTCTGGCTTCACGGGCCTCGATCCGGCGCTTGTTCGTAAGCTCGGCGGACGCATCGATATTGCAACCTTCGCGCGGGAAAAAA encodes:
- a CDS encoding two-component sensor histidine kinase, which gives rise to MTNVAAELTAHRRVGDSANAAQRRAAVLDATQKLPLFSAQNRSGCDVELLRLYARARRSSVPAMAALAAIVAIVATTRVSLESVAIWLALDVAAISLSYRYAGKFLNADETALDTSRWRYKFFFAETCQGLVWAVLIALINDSGDPTSPTIGLVLLLLVATMNATVTAPIPFVMTGALTPMTLVILGFLQPASLAGGAPPLFILACGTQLYFMFLASKLHAASREGLSFQTEKDQLIAELEQAKANSDLARRRAESANLAKSRFLATMSHELRTPLNAILGFSEVMKGELFGSHAIPSYKEYSNDIHASGQHLLMLINEILDLSRIEAGRFDLKEEAVALDHIVEDCRHLLGLRAKKRRITIEESVEPNLPHIWADERALRQVSLNLLSNAIKFTPQGGLIKIRIGWTSNGGQYVAVRDSGPGIPEEEIPIVMSSFGRGTLAQKNADEGSGLGLPIVKGLVELHGGTFTLKSKPREGTEVVVILPPERVMDAVPVSGVRGDGRRKGARRLQPGTTTAA
- a CDS encoding peptidase S10, encoding MRPAPVAGAEAGSPETTSHQVQGEPHPQEPATGQKALPPPATTSHTVELPGRSLHFKAIAGATRLRDGESLSPRADIATVAFLLEGADPAKRPVTFAINGGPGASSAWLDLGALGPWRLPLDRNAPSPSMSPVVVDNTDTWLDFTDLVFIDPPGTGYSRILAKGDETRRHFYSVNGDIEALAVAIRKWLTANKRLESPKFIVGESYGGFRAPKLARRLQDNEGIGIEGLILVSPVLDFSWFEGANNPLTFATRLPSQAAAARGLTGSDGRAALSDVEAYAAGPYLTDLLRGERDPQALTRLAERVSGFTGLDPALVRKLGGRIDIATFAREKNRAGAKISSIYDARVSGYDPSPHAAASEYSDPILDAAKTPLASAMADITANRLGWPVGEERYEILNESVSHAWDFGSGRNRPESLSDLKQAMALDPRLRVLVVHGLTDQVTPYFASKLLIDQVPPLDDPGRLRLKVYGGGHMLYFDNKSRADLREDARHLIEGK